A part of Elusimicrobiota bacterium genomic DNA contains:
- the xerC_6 gene encoding Tyrosine recombinase XerC has translation MTSRDRISTLFDVSEDVLHTEFTKAVKAAGIQDFRFHDLRHSFASHFIMRTNDLPTLQKLLGHHSPAMTQRYAHLSKGHIQVGMLTFDAGMDVILVSNPQKQLVAENSETVSAPIERIERV, from the coding sequence ATGACAAGTCGTGATAGAATAAGCACGCTTTTTGATGTTTCTGAGGATGTACTCCACACGGAGTTCACCAAGGCTGTGAAAGCAGCTGGGATTCAAGATTTTCGATTTCACGATCTTCGTCATTCGTTCGCCAGTCACTTTATTATGAGGACAAATGACTTGCCCACCTTACAGAAACTCCTAGGCCATCATTCACCAGCGATGACCCAACGATACGCACACCTGTCGAAAGGTCATATTCAAGTTGGGATGCTAACGTTTGATGCGGGGATGGATGTAATCTTGGTTTCAAATCCTCAAAAGCAGCTTGTCGCAGAAAATTCTGAAACAGTTAGTGCACCAATAGAACGGATAGAGAGGGTATGA
- the yhcG_5 gene encoding putative nuclease YhcG produces the protein MKKTAAKLDNRLFSLINRVRTILHSARSQAFRAINTEMILAYWKVGREIVEEEQHGKARAEYGKRIIEDLASRLTAEFGSGISKDNLWYMRRFYLTYPPAVLQEKLDAVRQESTKLSEKNIIDALRGELTWTHYRLLLGVENPEARKF, from the coding sequence ATGAAAAAAACTGCCGCCAAACTTGATAACCGCCTGTTTTCCCTGATCAATCGTGTCCGAACGATTCTCCATTCGGCTCGGTCCCAGGCATTTCGCGCGATTAATACTGAAATGATTCTTGCCTACTGGAAAGTTGGTCGGGAAATTGTGGAGGAAGAGCAGCACGGAAAAGCCCGTGCGGAGTATGGAAAGCGCATTATTGAGGACCTGGCCAGCCGACTTACGGCGGAATTTGGTTCTGGCATCTCAAAAGACAACCTCTGGTATATGCGGCGGTTTTATCTCACTTACCCGCCTGCCGTTCTTCAAGAGAAACTTGACGCAGTGCGTCAAGAATCCACCAAATTGAGTGAAAAGAACATTATTGACGCACTGCGTGGAGAATTGACCTGGACCCACTACAGGCTGCTTTTGGGTGTTGAAAATCCGGAAGCGCGCAAATTTTAG
- the yhcG_6 gene encoding putative nuclease YhcG, with translation MSRDKKGMVLLARKGHEPQKPVDLIKDPYVLEFTGLPEISRLRESDLETALVDKMKDFLLELGRGFAFVARQKRITLDGDHHWIDLVLYHIPLRRYVLIDLKTGKLAHHDIGQMQMYVNYFDRELREQGTNETIGIVLCAKKNEAVVKYTLPKGNKQIFASKYQLYLPTVQELETELRREREALELEYKLHGTNDLAGVTKGLLAQKTKR, from the coding sequence ATGAGTCGTGACAAGAAGGGAATGGTTCTTCTAGCCCGAAAGGGCCATGAACCACAGAAACCGGTTGATCTCATTAAAGACCCATACGTGCTTGAGTTCACAGGTCTGCCGGAAATTTCTCGATTACGAGAGAGCGATTTGGAAACCGCGTTGGTCGATAAGATGAAAGATTTTTTGTTGGAGTTGGGCCGAGGGTTCGCATTTGTAGCTCGTCAGAAACGGATCACTTTGGATGGCGATCACCATTGGATTGATCTCGTTCTCTATCATATCCCTTTGAGGCGGTACGTTTTGATTGATCTTAAGACCGGAAAGCTGGCGCACCACGACATAGGCCAAATGCAGATGTACGTGAATTACTTTGATCGAGAACTTCGAGAGCAGGGGACAAATGAAACGATCGGAATTGTCCTTTGCGCCAAGAAAAATGAGGCGGTCGTGAAATACACGTTGCCAAAAGGCAACAAACAGATATTCGCGTCCAAGTACCAACTCTATCTTCCAACGGTCCAAGAACTGGAAACCGAACTGCGGCGTGAGCGGGAAGCTTTGGAACTGGAATATAAGTTGCACGGCACCAACGATCTGGCGGGCGTGACCAAAGGTTTGTTGGCTCAAAAAACCAAACGATAA
- the korA_2 gene encoding 2-oxoglutarate oxidoreductase subunit KorA, which produces MSTKDRAVVWIGGAAGEGIASTGDIFCKTASRMGLWVFAYNSYQSVIRGGHVYYQVQIGGGEKVLSQGDEPDVLVALNQDTMNRHAAKVVEGGAIIFNQDKIKCENIPLRKNVQLIGIPVEKLTAEFGRNPVMQNTVDSGALIQILGLDWATYEGAIRSIFGSKKSEIADLNIKLASKGAEFAKAGFKPLNIKVQGDGKKRAIATGNSMIAFGALTGGVKFYSAYPMTPASSIMHWLAPRGAKYGLVMKQMEDEIAAMASTVGAGHVGCRSMTGTSGGGFALMTEAIGLAAMTETPCVVAHVMRGGPSTGLPTKTEQADLFQDLGAGQGDYPKAIIAPISVDDCYHATIDALNLSEKYQTPVILVSDLFLSEHAETMDDGLVNPNIKIERGEIVTSWKPSDPAKTITTGHFDKNPDDYLRFKDTPTGVSPRAFPGTENTLFVAASDEHDEEGVVISDVFTDEATRIKMMDKRMRKMAGIEKDTKGPIVTGPKNADVSLVGWGSTYQIIEEVRLALEKKGKSVNHIHFRTVWPIHAEETSKLLNAAKKTINIEVNFTSQMAKIIRMETGYQMHHFINKYDGEPYTFLGLLKQVEACMSGQTTKKVAELAGTR; this is translated from the coding sequence ATGTCAACTAAAGACCGCGCCGTCGTATGGATAGGTGGAGCAGCAGGTGAAGGTATCGCTTCCACTGGAGACATCTTCTGTAAAACAGCTTCCCGAATGGGGCTTTGGGTATTCGCCTATAACAGCTATCAGTCGGTGATTCGCGGCGGACATGTTTATTATCAAGTTCAAATTGGAGGCGGAGAAAAAGTCCTCTCCCAAGGCGATGAACCGGATGTGCTGGTGGCTTTAAACCAAGATACCATGAATCGCCATGCCGCCAAAGTTGTTGAAGGCGGAGCTATTATCTTCAATCAAGATAAAATTAAATGTGAAAATATTCCTCTTCGAAAAAATGTTCAGTTGATAGGAATCCCCGTCGAAAAACTCACCGCCGAATTTGGTCGCAATCCCGTCATGCAAAATACCGTTGACTCTGGAGCCTTGATCCAAATTTTGGGTCTCGATTGGGCCACCTACGAAGGCGCCATTCGTTCCATATTCGGATCCAAGAAAAGTGAAATTGCCGACCTCAACATTAAATTGGCCTCCAAGGGTGCCGAGTTTGCAAAGGCAGGATTTAAACCGCTCAATATCAAAGTGCAAGGGGACGGAAAAAAACGCGCCATTGCGACCGGCAACTCCATGATCGCTTTTGGGGCCTTAACTGGCGGCGTGAAATTTTACAGCGCCTATCCCATGACCCCCGCCTCCAGCATCATGCACTGGTTGGCTCCTCGCGGTGCGAAATATGGGTTGGTCATGAAACAAATGGAAGACGAAATTGCCGCTATGGCTTCTACCGTTGGCGCCGGACATGTGGGTTGCCGGTCCATGACGGGCACCTCGGGCGGTGGATTTGCCTTGATGACTGAAGCCATTGGTCTGGCGGCCATGACAGAAACTCCTTGTGTGGTGGCCCATGTCATGCGCGGGGGCCCCTCAACAGGTCTTCCAACCAAAACGGAACAAGCGGACTTGTTCCAAGATTTGGGAGCGGGCCAGGGGGATTATCCCAAAGCCATTATTGCTCCGATCAGCGTAGACGATTGTTACCATGCCACCATCGACGCATTGAACCTCAGCGAAAAGTATCAAACCCCCGTCATCCTCGTCTCCGATCTCTTCCTCTCCGAACATGCCGAAACCATGGATGATGGATTGGTCAACCCCAATATTAAAATTGAGCGGGGAGAAATTGTTACGTCTTGGAAACCATCCGATCCTGCCAAAACAATCACCACAGGGCATTTCGACAAAAATCCCGATGATTATCTTCGATTTAAAGACACCCCCACCGGTGTTTCACCACGAGCTTTTCCGGGAACGGAGAACACGTTGTTCGTCGCCGCCTCGGATGAACATGACGAAGAAGGGGTGGTTATTTCAGACGTGTTTACCGATGAAGCCACCCGTATCAAAATGATGGACAAACGCATGCGGAAAATGGCTGGTATTGAAAAAGACACCAAAGGCCCCATTGTGACAGGCCCCAAAAATGCGGATGTGAGCCTCGTGGGATGGGGATCCACCTATCAAATCATTGAGGAAGTCCGACTGGCTTTGGAGAAAAAAGGAAAATCCGTGAACCATATTCATTTCAGAACTGTGTGGCCCATTCACGCCGAAGAAACCTCTAAACTTCTGAATGCCGCCAAGAAGACAATCAACATCGAAGTGAACTTCACCAGCCAAATGGCGAAAATTATTCGTATGGAAACAGGGTATCAGATGCATCATTTCATCAACAAATATGACGGGGAGCCCTATACGTTTTTGGGGCTGCTCAAGCAAGTGGAAGCCTGTATGAGCGGTCAGACCACAAAAAAAGTGGCTGAGCTCGCAGGCACACGGTAA
- the cysG_2 gene encoding Siroheme synthase, which translates to MTTHNYFPVALNVKGKACLVIGEAHDKETLQKSERLREAGAQLTVVPPANFSLDQIQDQFLVIFCVKTDPTLTEEIAARCKEKRVLLCAIDQPAYCDVVNVSIYDKGRLRMTMGTGGAAPAISRKIRQGLEESLKEVPLDEYLETLAELRKRLEHEIPHPPNRIPHLLKATEGFEFKAHVTLPPDWRKSK; encoded by the coding sequence ATGACCACACACAATTACTTTCCTGTGGCGCTTAACGTAAAAGGCAAAGCCTGTCTTGTGATTGGTGAAGCCCATGATAAAGAGACGCTTCAAAAGTCCGAGCGGCTTCGCGAAGCGGGCGCCCAGTTGACCGTGGTGCCCCCTGCGAATTTTTCATTGGATCAAATTCAAGACCAATTCCTCGTGATATTTTGCGTGAAGACGGATCCCACCCTGACCGAAGAAATTGCCGCTCGATGTAAAGAGAAACGGGTGTTGTTGTGCGCCATCGATCAACCGGCCTATTGCGATGTGGTCAATGTGTCGATCTACGACAAAGGCCGTTTGCGAATGACCATGGGGACAGGAGGGGCCGCTCCGGCCATCTCGAGGAAAATACGGCAGGGGTTAGAGGAATCTTTAAAAGAAGTTCCGTTGGATGAATATCTGGAAACATTGGCGGAACTCCGGAAAAGATTGGAACATGAAATTCCACACCCCCCCAATAGAATTCCACATTTGTTAAAAGCAACCGAGGGGTTTGAATTTAAGGCCCACGTTACTTTGCCTCCCGATTGGAGAAAATCCAAATGA
- the mdh gene encoding malate dehydrogenase: protein MSRKKVTVVGAGNVGASLAQAVALTNLADVVLIDIPETGGMPAGKGLDILEAGPVYGYSTRISGGTDWALAQGSHIVVVTAGVPRKPGMSRDDLLAINAKIVGEVGKKIKEWAPDSLVIVVSNPLDAMCTVIQRATSFPRERILGMAGVLDSARMKAFIAMEAGVSVENIDGFVLGGHGDTMVPLPRFTTISGIPLSEFLSPEKIQALMQRTRDGGAEIVKLLEKGSAYYAPAASVCEMISAILLDKKKILPCAVMLNGEYGVKGLFVGVLVRLGAGGMEKVIELKLNAEEEAGFKKSVKAVEDLVAALDKMK, encoded by the coding sequence ATGTCACGAAAAAAAGTAACGGTGGTGGGAGCGGGAAATGTGGGGGCTTCGTTGGCTCAAGCGGTGGCCCTGACCAATTTGGCGGACGTCGTTTTAATAGATATTCCAGAAACCGGTGGGATGCCGGCTGGAAAGGGATTGGATATTTTGGAAGCGGGGCCTGTGTATGGATACAGCACCCGCATATCAGGAGGAACCGATTGGGCGTTGGCCCAAGGTTCTCACATTGTGGTGGTAACGGCGGGGGTGCCGCGTAAGCCGGGCATGTCTCGGGACGATCTTTTGGCCATCAATGCAAAAATTGTGGGTGAGGTCGGGAAAAAAATAAAAGAATGGGCCCCCGATTCCCTGGTGATTGTGGTGAGCAATCCCTTGGACGCGATGTGCACGGTCATTCAGCGCGCCACTTCTTTTCCCAGAGAACGCATTCTCGGAATGGCCGGAGTTTTGGATTCGGCGCGCATGAAGGCCTTCATCGCCATGGAGGCGGGCGTGTCCGTTGAGAATATTGATGGGTTTGTTCTGGGCGGACATGGAGATACCATGGTGCCCCTCCCCCGGTTCACCACCATTTCAGGGATTCCGCTTTCAGAGTTTTTGTCTCCTGAAAAGATTCAGGCCCTGATGCAACGCACCCGCGATGGCGGCGCCGAAATTGTGAAGTTGCTTGAAAAAGGGTCGGCCTATTACGCGCCGGCGGCCAGCGTGTGTGAAATGATTTCCGCCATTCTTCTCGACAAGAAAAAAATTCTCCCCTGCGCGGTTATGCTCAATGGTGAGTATGGAGTGAAAGGACTCTTTGTGGGAGTTTTGGTCCGCTTGGGGGCTGGCGGAATGGAAAAAGTCATTGAACTCAAGCTAAACGCCGAAGAAGAGGCCGGTTTTAAAAAGTCGGTGAAAGCGGTGGAGGACTTGGTGGCCGCTTTGGACAAAATGAAGTGA
- a CDS encoding putative pterin-4-alpha-carbinolamine dehydratase, whose protein sequence is MTQKPAADKQKEPLTPQEIQERLSTLPDWKHVDKYLLRVKTFPSYKDALDYVYAVGMTAEKFNHHPDIVMNFKRVEVRYWTHTARGLSALDFKLAAEVEALLKKIPTPSVSS, encoded by the coding sequence GTGACGCAAAAGCCCGCCGCCGACAAGCAAAAAGAGCCGCTCACTCCCCAAGAAATTCAAGAACGGCTTTCGACGCTGCCCGATTGGAAACACGTGGACAAGTATCTCCTCCGCGTGAAAACATTTCCTTCCTACAAAGACGCGCTTGATTATGTTTACGCGGTTGGAATGACAGCCGAAAAATTCAATCATCATCCCGATATCGTGATGAATTTTAAACGGGTGGAGGTTCGATATTGGACCCACACCGCCCGCGGCCTTTCCGCGTTGGATTTCAAACTGGCCGCCGAAGTCGAAGCCCTCCTCAAGAAGATTCCCACCCCCAGCGTTTCGAGCTGA